Genomic window (Chondrocystis sp. NIES-4102):
TACTGTTGGATATTACTCCTTTATCCTTGGGTATAGAAACTTTGGGCGAAGTCTTTACAAAAATTATTGAAAAAAATACCACCGTACCCACTAGTAAATCACAAATATTTTCAACTGCTGCCGATGGTCAAACAACGGTAGAAATTCATGTGTTACAGGGTGAGCGAGCTATGGCAAAGGATAATAAGAGCCTAGGCAAATTTTTATTAACTGGTATTCCTGTTGCCCCTAGAGGGATGCCTCAAATAGAAGTAGCATTTGAAATTGATGTTAATGGAATTTTGCAGGTAGCTGCTCAAGATAAAGGTACAGGTAAACAACAAAGTATCACTATTAGTAATACTGGCGGTTTAAGTTCCAATGAAGTTGAAAGAATGCGTCAGGAGGCTGAAAATTATGCAGAACAAGATCGTCGTAATATTGAATTAGTTAATTTGAAAAACCAAGCTGAGAACTTGATTTACAATTATGAATCAACTCTGAGTGAGCAAGGAAATCTAATTCGTGACGAACTTAAAGCTAAAATCGCTAGAATTAAGGAAGAATTTAAAATAGCCTGTGGTAGTCCCCATACTAGCATTAAAGAAGTTGGCGACATTTTAGAAAATCTACGTAGCACCTTGTTAGAAGTAGGTACAGATGTATATCAGCATAAAAACTCTGAGGCAGATAATTCCTTTAAATTTGATGATGATCATGCTGATGCAAAGAATAATGTAGGTCAAGCAGATAATAACCCTGTTAAGGCTGTGGTTAGTGTCGCCAACGATGCCAAAATTGAAGGTAATATTGATCTAGGCTTAGAGGACGAAATATCTTTTGATGACTATGAAACAGTTGATTAGAATTAGTCTCATCAGGTATTCACCATCAAGTTAGGGGTTAGTATTGCAAAAAGTCTATAACAAGCTTAACCAGAAATTACTGATTCTTAGTAGTAACCGTACTATATTTTCTGGTTCTGATTTTGCTAAAGTACAATCAACAAACCATAGGAAAAAATTAAGATTTTATGGCTGGGGACTACTATCAAATCCTGGGTGTATCTCGTGATGTAGATAAAGATGAATTAAAGCGTGCTTATCGTCGTTTAGCTCGCAAATATCATCCTGATGTTAATAAAGAAGCAGGGGCAGAAGAAAAATTTAAGGAAATTAACCGTGCTTATGAAGTTCTTTCAGAACCTGAAACTCGTGCTAGGTATGACCGTTTTGGCGAAGCTGGCGTAGGTGGAGCAGCAGGAGCTTCTGGGTTTGATTATAGTGACATGGGCGGTTTTGCTGATATATTTGAGACTATTTTTAGTGGATTTGGTGGTGCTGGGGCTGGCACTGCTGGACAATCCCGTCGCCGTAATGGCCCAGTCCGAGGGGATGATTTAAGATTAGATTTAAAATTAGATTTTAGAGAAGCTGTTTTTGGTGGTGAGAAACAAATTAAAATTCCTCATCTAGAGTCTTGTAAAACTTGTAATGGTTCAGGGGCTAAAGAAGGTACAGGAGTGAAAACCTGTAGTACTTGTAATGGTAGTGGTCAGGTACGTCGCGCTACTCGAACCCCCTTTGGTAGCTTTGCCCAAGTTTCTGCTTGTACTACTTGTAATGGTAGTGGTCAGGTGATTGAAGAAAAATGTGGTACTTGTCATGGAGCAGGTCGTCTACAAGAGACTAAAAAGCTAAAAATTACTATTCCCCCTGGTGTTGATACTGGAACTCGTTTGAGAGTTTCTAGCGAAGGTGATGCTGGATTACGCGGAGGTACGCCTGGGGATTTGTATGTGTATTTATTTGTTGAATCTGATAAAGAATTTACACGTGAAGGGGTAAATATCAAATCGGAAATCGCGATTAGTTATTTACAGGCTATTTTGGGTTGTAATCTTAGTGTTAATACGGTAGATGGTAAGGAGGAATTGACGATTCCTGCGGGGACTCAACCTAATACGGTACTTACTATGGAAAATAAGGGTGTACCTAAATTGGGTAATCCTGTTAGCCGAGGTGATCATTTGATTACAGTTAAAATTAATATTCCAACTAAGGTTAGTTCGGAAGAAAAAGAATTATTAGAAAAATTAGCCACAGTTAGGAAAGAAAGTACAGGAAAGGGTAATAAAGAGGGTCTTTTCGGAGGTTTGTTTCAAAAATGAATCATGCAGACTCTATAGGAGGTGCGGATAATTCTACTTTAGACTCCCGTGCTGATGCTCACTTGGATTTACGTGGTACACCATGCCCGATTAATTTTGTACGTACTAAGTTACGTTTAGAACAGATGTCTCCAGGTACGTTATTAGAAGTTTGGCTTGACCCTGGTGAACCAATAGAGCAAGTACCAGATAGTCTGACTATGGAAGGTTATCAGTTAGAAGGCATCAATGAGTGTCAGGGTTATTTTTCTTTGTTAGTGCGTCGTCCTGAAAAATCGTGAGTGATCACGAGCAAATAAATCATTGCAATATAATTAGTCACCAAAATCCAATCTGGGGGACTGTGATTGCTTCTCAAGCCAATTTTTATCAAGTTAAGCTGGACACTGAGCAAGAAACGCAATGGTTATTATGTACTCGTCGTACAAGGCTTAAAAAAATTGGGCAAAAGGTTATGGTTGGAGACCGCGTACTAATTGAAGAACCTGACTGGCAGGCTGGTAGGGGGGCGATCGCTCAGGTTTCGCCTCGTGTTACTGAGTTATTGCGTCCGCCAGTGGCTAATGCTGATTTGATTGTCTTAGTATTTGCTCTGCAAGAGCCTAGTTTAGATATTAGGCAATTGAGTAGTTTTTTGGTAAAAGCCGAATCTACTTCTCTAAAACTTTGTCTATGTTTGAATAAATGTGACTTAATTAGCACAACACAACAGCAACACTGGCAACAACGCTTGAAGGAATGGGGTTACCATCCTCATTTTATTAGTGTTAGGCAACGTTTAGGTATTGATGAGTTGTTGCAAGCTTTAACGGGTCAAATAGCTATTGTAGCGGGCCCTAGTGGGGTAGGAAAGTCTAGTTTGATTGATAGTTTAATTCCTTCTATTAATCTGCGTACTGCTCAAGTATCGGGTAAGTTGCAAAAAGGTCGTCATACTACTCGTCATGTAGAGTTATTTGATTTGCCTGGGGGAGGATTATTGGCTGATAGCCCTGGATTTAATCAACCAGATGTAGATTATCTTCCTAGCAATTTAACGCAGTATTTTCCTGAAGCTAGAGCCAGGTTAGAGTCGGGTAATTGCCAGTTTAGTAACTGTTTACATCGAGATGAACCTAATTGTGTAGTTAGAGGTGATTGGGAAAGATATGAATATTATCTTGATTTTTTAGAACAGGCGATCGCTTATCAGCAAAATATACAGCAACAAGCTAATCAAGAGTCTAATCTTAAGTTGAAGGTTAAACGTTCAGGTAAAACTCAGTATGAACCTAAGTTAGCAACTAAAAAATATCGGCGTACCAATCGTAAAACTAAACAACAAAATCTACAAAATCTTTACGAACAACAGTTAACTGCGGAATCGGAAGAGGAGAATTAATTAGCCTACTCAGTTACTGCATAAAAATTTTTTACCAACCTATTGTAAATATATCTCCACTTTCAATCTTGCTTAATCGGCTATTACCCTGATGAGAAATACTATAGGTTTAATTGGTTTGAGCATTATCTCTTTATTTCCTGTAGCTGCCTTTGCTCAAAATAGTAATGTTAATGTTCAACAATCGAGCAATTCCGCTAGTGT
Coding sequences:
- a CDS encoding chaperone DnaJ protein yields the protein MAGDYYQILGVSRDVDKDELKRAYRRLARKYHPDVNKEAGAEEKFKEINRAYEVLSEPETRARYDRFGEAGVGGAAGASGFDYSDMGGFADIFETIFSGFGGAGAGTAGQSRRRNGPVRGDDLRLDLKLDFREAVFGGEKQIKIPHLESCKTCNGSGAKEGTGVKTCSTCNGSGQVRRATRTPFGSFAQVSACTTCNGSGQVIEEKCGTCHGAGRLQETKKLKITIPPGVDTGTRLRVSSEGDAGLRGGTPGDLYVYLFVESDKEFTREGVNIKSEIAISYLQAILGCNLSVNTVDGKEELTIPAGTQPNTVLTMENKGVPKLGNPVSRGDHLITVKINIPTKVSSEEKELLEKLATVRKESTGKGNKEGLFGGLFQK
- a CDS encoding ribosome small subunit-dependent GTPase A, whose translation is MSDHEQINHCNIISHQNPIWGTVIASQANFYQVKLDTEQETQWLLCTRRTRLKKIGQKVMVGDRVLIEEPDWQAGRGAIAQVSPRVTELLRPPVANADLIVLVFALQEPSLDIRQLSSFLVKAESTSLKLCLCLNKCDLISTTQQQHWQQRLKEWGYHPHFISVRQRLGIDELLQALTGQIAIVAGPSGVGKSSLIDSLIPSINLRTAQVSGKLQKGRHTTRHVELFDLPGGGLLADSPGFNQPDVDYLPSNLTQYFPEARARLESGNCQFSNCLHRDEPNCVVRGDWERYEYYLDFLEQAIAYQQNIQQQANQESNLKLKVKRSGKTQYEPKLATKKYRRTNRKTKQQNLQNLYEQQLTAESEEEN